One window of the Chlamydiota bacterium genome contains the following:
- a CDS encoding TIGR02757 family protein — MNSPLELKKYLDPFLKKFNYSKHLSQDPILFIHRYQEPRDQEVVALLASSLAYGRVEKILEFLERLFQIMGPSPYQFIIKFDPERDRKLFHDFTYRFHRGRHIACFIYLISKILNQYGSLEKFFLKFYSEDFPQMEQSISQFVHGFLNQEVFPFYRSGRLPKDSPVRFFLPNPKDGSTCKRLCLFLRWMVRGPDSVDLGVWKKVRSKDLIIPLDTHVARISRYLGLTSSLTYSWKTSCEITESLKLLDSSDPVKYDFALCHLGISGDCPSRQDILKCKPCSLRPVCRCWNECFSLEQLSC, encoded by the coding sequence ACATCTTTCTCAAGATCCTATCCTTTTTATCCATCGCTATCAAGAACCCCGCGATCAAGAAGTGGTGGCTTTATTAGCTTCCAGTTTGGCCTATGGCCGTGTCGAAAAAATTCTTGAATTTCTTGAACGTTTATTTCAAATCATGGGACCTTCCCCTTATCAATTTATTATAAAATTTGATCCCGAGAGAGATCGGAAGCTTTTTCATGATTTCACTTATCGATTCCATCGAGGTCGGCACATTGCTTGTTTCATTTATTTGATAAGCAAGATCCTTAATCAATATGGCTCACTGGAAAAATTTTTTCTGAAATTTTACTCTGAAGACTTTCCTCAGATGGAACAATCCATCTCTCAGTTTGTCCATGGGTTTTTAAATCAAGAGGTGTTTCCATTTTATCGCTCGGGTCGATTACCTAAAGATTCACCTGTGCGGTTTTTCCTTCCAAATCCAAAAGATGGAAGCACTTGTAAACGTTTATGTTTATTTTTGAGATGGATGGTGAGAGGGCCTGATTCAGTTGATTTAGGAGTTTGGAAGAAGGTTCGTTCCAAAGATTTAATCATCCCCCTCGATACTCATGTCGCTCGTATCAGCAGATATCTAGGGTTAACTTCTTCTTTAACTTATTCTTGGAAAACAAGTTGTGAGATCACTGAAAGTCTTAAATTATTAGATTCTAGTGATCCTGTCAAATATGATTTTGCCCTTTGCCATTTGGGTATATCTGGGGATTGTCCTAGTCGTCAAGATATTCTCAAATGTAAACCCTGCTCGCTTCGCCCTGTGTGTAGGTGCTGGAATGAATGTTTCAGTTTGGAGCAGTTATCTTGTTGA
- a CDS encoding DUF309 domain-containing protein: MNYPEKYLEGIKCFNERQYFECHECLESLWLEVGGIQEIFYQALIQAAVAIYHLERGNFWGAQSLYQESLKKFSKVPDLYMGLQVREFEQDFKKFFTPYLALKKGDFIEISPASFPKIILVIG; this comes from the coding sequence ATGAACTATCCAGAAAAATATCTTGAAGGAATTAAATGTTTTAATGAGAGGCAATATTTTGAATGCCATGAATGCCTGGAAAGTCTTTGGCTAGAAGTGGGAGGTATTCAGGAAATTTTTTATCAAGCCTTGATTCAGGCTGCAGTCGCTATTTACCATTTGGAAAGAGGTAATTTTTGGGGAGCTCAGTCTCTTTATCAGGAAAGCCTTAAAAAATTTTCAAAAGTACCCGATCTTTATATGGGGCTTCAGGTGAGAGAATTTGAGCAAGATTTTAAGAAATTTTTTACGCCTTATCTTGCCTTAAAAAAAGGAGATTTTATTGAGATAAGTCCTGCCTCTTTCCCTAAGATTATTTTAGTCATAGGTTAG